Proteins from a genomic interval of Kitasatospora kifunensis:
- a CDS encoding alpha-1,4-glucan--maltose-1-phosphate maltosyltransferase, which produces MHGETRNQSALVSEGLEPLLFERSESLAPPVPIPAIAERGAARAPRTAEAPATKSTQRRTSGSTGAPRATTTRATTPRSSAPRPARRAKDGDPLIGRIPVLDLAPLVDGGRRPARAVVGETFQVTATVFREGHDAVNANVVLRDPRGRSGPWLPMRELAPGTDRWGAEVTPTAEGRWSYTVEAWSDPVASWRHTATVKVPAGQDVELTLEEGALLLERAAAAIPKRAGRAEVLKAVDALRDLALPPLSRLAAALAPAVTEPLLRHPLRELVTAATPLPLQVERQRALYGSWYEFFPRSEGATLDPPRSGTFRTAAKRLPAIAAMGFDVLYLPPIHPIGLAYRKGPNNTLTPGPHDVGSPWAIGSPEGGHDAIHPDLGTIEDFDAFVAEAAGLGIEIALDFALQASPDHPWVNKHPQWFSHRLDGTIAYAENPPKKYQDIYPINFDQDFDGLVIETLRLLRHWMGHGVRIFRVDNPHTKPVHFWEKVIGEINRTDPDVIFLAEAFTRPAMMHTLAKIGFQQSYTYFTWRNSKHELTEYLTELSGPAAAYMRPNFFANTPDILPRHLQHQGPAAFAVRAVLAATLSPSYGVYAGFELAESAPARPTAPAGPAAPAGPDTEEYLDSEKYQLRPRDWARTDTLAPLLTTLNRLRREHPALRELRNLTFLPTDNEQVIAYAKRTGDDQVILVVNLDPHQPQEATVTLPSDERLNVADELTGEDYTWHRHNYVRLDPSTAPAHLLTVRRTSL; this is translated from the coding sequence ATGCACGGCGAGACACGGAATCAGTCCGCACTGGTGTCCGAAGGGTTGGAACCACTCCTCTTCGAGCGGTCGGAGTCACTCGCCCCGCCGGTACCTATTCCGGCCATTGCGGAGCGCGGCGCCGCCCGCGCCCCCCGAACGGCCGAAGCACCCGCAACGAAGTCGACTCAACGCAGGACCAGCGGCAGCACCGGCGCCCCCCGCGCCACCACGACCCGGGCCACCACCCCCCGGAGCTCCGCGCCCCGCCCCGCGCGCCGGGCCAAGGACGGCGACCCGCTCATCGGCCGGATCCCGGTCCTGGACCTCGCCCCCCTGGTGGACGGCGGCCGCCGGCCGGCCCGCGCGGTGGTCGGCGAGACCTTCCAGGTCACCGCCACCGTCTTCCGCGAGGGCCACGACGCGGTCAACGCCAACGTGGTGCTGCGCGACCCGCGCGGCCGCAGCGGCCCGTGGCTGCCGATGCGTGAGCTGGCTCCGGGCACCGACCGCTGGGGCGCCGAGGTGACCCCCACCGCCGAGGGCCGCTGGAGCTACACCGTGGAGGCCTGGAGCGACCCGGTGGCCAGCTGGCGCCACACCGCCACCGTCAAGGTCCCGGCCGGGCAGGACGTCGAACTGACCCTGGAGGAGGGCGCACTGCTGCTGGAACGCGCCGCTGCCGCGATCCCCAAGCGGGCCGGGCGAGCCGAGGTGCTGAAGGCCGTGGACGCGCTGCGCGACCTCGCGCTGCCGCCGCTCTCCCGCCTGGCCGCCGCCCTGGCCCCCGCGGTGACCGAGCCGCTGCTGCGCCACCCGCTGCGCGAGCTGGTCACCGCCGCCACCCCGCTGCCGCTGCAGGTGGAGCGGCAGCGGGCGCTGTACGGGTCCTGGTACGAGTTCTTCCCGCGCTCCGAGGGCGCCACCCTCGACCCCCCGCGCTCGGGCACCTTCCGCACCGCGGCGAAGCGATTGCCGGCCATCGCGGCGATGGGCTTCGACGTGCTCTACCTGCCGCCGATCCACCCGATCGGCCTGGCCTACCGCAAGGGTCCGAACAACACGCTGACGCCGGGTCCGCACGACGTCGGCTCGCCGTGGGCGATCGGCTCGCCCGAGGGCGGCCACGACGCGATCCACCCCGACCTCGGCACCATCGAGGACTTCGACGCCTTCGTGGCCGAGGCCGCCGGCCTCGGTATCGAGATCGCGCTGGACTTCGCCCTGCAGGCCTCCCCCGACCACCCCTGGGTGAACAAGCACCCGCAGTGGTTCAGCCACCGGCTCGACGGCACCATCGCCTACGCCGAGAACCCGCCGAAGAAGTACCAGGACATCTACCCGATCAACTTCGACCAGGACTTCGACGGCCTGGTGATCGAGACGCTGCGCCTGCTGCGCCACTGGATGGGCCACGGCGTGCGGATCTTCCGGGTCGACAACCCGCACACCAAGCCCGTGCACTTCTGGGAGAAGGTGATCGGCGAGATCAACCGCACCGACCCGGACGTCATCTTCCTGGCCGAGGCCTTCACCCGGCCCGCCATGATGCACACCCTGGCGAAGATCGGTTTCCAGCAGTCCTACACCTACTTCACCTGGCGCAACAGCAAGCACGAACTGACCGAGTACCTCACCGAGCTGTCCGGCCCGGCCGCGGCCTACATGCGGCCCAACTTCTTCGCCAACACCCCGGACATCCTGCCGCGCCACCTGCAGCACCAGGGCCCGGCCGCCTTCGCGGTGCGCGCCGTGCTCGCCGCCACCCTCTCGCCCAGCTACGGCGTCTACGCCGGCTTCGAGCTGGCCGAGTCCGCCCCCGCGAGGCCGACCGCCCCCGCAGGTCCGGCCGCCCCCGCAGGTCCGGACACCGAGGAGTACCTGGACAGCGAGAAGTACCAACTGCGCCCGCGCGACTGGGCCCGCACCGACACCCTGGCCCCGCTGCTCACCACCCTCAACCGGCTGCGCCGCGAGCACCCGGCCCTACGGGAACTGCGCAATCTCACCTTCCTGCCCACCGACAACGAGCAGGTCATCGCCTACGCCAAGCGCACCGGCGACGACCAGGTGATCCTCGTCGTCAACCTGGACCCGCACCAGCCCCAGGAGGCCACTGTCACTCTCCCGAGTGACGAGCGGCTCAACGTCGCCGACGAGCTGACCGGCGAGGACTACACCTGGCACCGCCACAACTACGTCCGGCTCGATCCCTCAACGGCGCCGGCCCACCTCCTCACCGTTCGGAGGACCTCCCTGTGA
- the treS gene encoding maltose alpha-D-glucosyltransferase — protein sequence MIVNEPVIDTFADTEKKDLDPEWFKRAVFYEVLVRSFQDSNGDGVGDLKGLTAKLDYLQWLGVDCLWLPPFFASPLRDGGYDVADYKSVLPEFGDLADFVEFVDAAHKRGMRVVIDFVMNHTSDQHPWFQASRNDPEGPYGDFYVWADDDKQYPDARIIFVDTETSNWTYDPVRKQYFWHRFFSHQPDLNYDNPRVQEEMIAGLRFWLDLGIDGFRLDAVPYLFAREGTNCENLPETHEFLKRVRKEIDADYPDTVLLAEANQWPEDVVDYFGDFTSGGDECHMAFHFPVMPRIFMAVRRESRYPVSEILAKTPTIPHGCQWGIFLRNHDELTLEMVTDEERDYMYAEYAKDPRMRANVGIRRRLAPLLENDRNQIELFTALLLSLPGSPVLYYGDEIGMGDNIWLGDRDGVRTPMQWTPDRNAGFSSADPGRLSLPPIMDPVYGYQVTNVEAQQSSSSSLLHWTRRMIEIRKLNPAFGLGSYTELPSSNPAVLAFVREHEGDLVMCVNNFSRFPQPTELDLRRYGGRYPVELIGGVRFPSIGEWPYLLTLAGHGFYWFQLRRPGAQ from the coding sequence GTGATTGTGAACGAGCCCGTCATTGACACCTTCGCGGACACCGAGAAGAAGGACCTGGACCCCGAGTGGTTCAAGCGTGCGGTCTTCTACGAGGTGCTGGTGCGGTCCTTCCAGGACAGCAACGGCGATGGTGTGGGCGACCTCAAGGGGCTCACCGCCAAGCTCGACTACCTCCAGTGGCTCGGCGTCGACTGCCTCTGGCTGCCACCGTTCTTCGCCTCCCCGCTGCGTGACGGTGGCTACGACGTGGCCGACTACAAGTCGGTGCTGCCCGAGTTCGGTGACCTGGCCGACTTCGTGGAGTTCGTCGACGCCGCCCACAAGCGCGGCATGCGGGTGGTCATCGACTTCGTGATGAACCACACCAGCGACCAGCACCCGTGGTTCCAGGCCTCGCGCAACGACCCCGAGGGACCGTACGGCGACTTCTACGTCTGGGCGGACGACGACAAGCAGTACCCCGACGCGCGGATCATCTTCGTCGACACCGAGACCTCCAACTGGACCTACGACCCGGTGCGCAAGCAGTACTTCTGGCACCGCTTCTTCTCCCACCAGCCGGACCTGAACTACGACAACCCCAGGGTCCAGGAGGAGATGATCGCGGGCCTGCGGTTCTGGCTGGACCTCGGGATCGACGGCTTCCGACTGGACGCGGTGCCCTACCTGTTCGCACGCGAGGGCACCAACTGCGAAAACCTCCCCGAGACCCACGAGTTCCTGAAGAGGGTCCGCAAGGAGATCGACGCCGACTACCCGGACACGGTGCTGCTGGCCGAGGCCAACCAGTGGCCCGAGGACGTGGTCGACTACTTCGGCGACTTCACCTCCGGCGGCGACGAGTGCCACATGGCCTTCCACTTCCCGGTGATGCCACGGATCTTCATGGCGGTGCGCCGCGAGTCGCGCTACCCGGTCTCGGAAATCCTCGCCAAGACGCCGACCATCCCGCACGGCTGCCAGTGGGGCATCTTCCTGCGCAACCACGACGAGCTGACCCTGGAGATGGTCACCGACGAGGAGCGCGACTACATGTACGCGGAGTACGCGAAGGACCCGCGGATGCGGGCCAACGTGGGCATCCGCCGCCGGCTCGCCCCGCTGCTGGAGAACGACCGCAACCAGATCGAGCTGTTCACCGCCCTGCTGCTCTCGCTCCCCGGCTCCCCGGTGCTCTACTACGGGGACGAGATCGGCATGGGTGACAACATCTGGCTCGGCGACCGCGACGGGGTGCGCACGCCGATGCAGTGGACGCCCGACCGCAACGCGGGTTTCTCCTCCGCCGACCCGGGCAGGCTCAGTCTGCCGCCCATCATGGATCCGGTGTACGGCTACCAGGTGACCAACGTCGAGGCGCAGCAGAGCAGTTCCTCCTCGTTGCTGCACTGGACCAGGCGCATGATCGAGATCCGCAAGCTCAACCCGGCCTTCGGGCTGGGTAGTTACACCGAACTCCCGTCCAGCAATCCGGCCGTGCTGGCCTTCGTGCGCGAGCACGAGGGCGACCTGGTCATGTGTGTGAACAACTTCTCCCGCTTCCCCCAGCCCACCGAGCTGGACCTGCGGCGGTACGGCGGGCGCTACCCGGTCGAGCTGATCGGCGGGGTGCGTTTTCCGTCGATCGGCGAGTGGCCCTACCTGCTCACCCTCGCCGGACACGGCTTCTACTGGTTCCAGCTGCGCAGGCCCGGCGCGCAGTAA
- a CDS encoding maltokinase N-terminal cap-like domain-containing protein, whose amino-acid sequence MSEISRSQAHAHRDAGTAPRGPGGPGGPHGAAGAARVVAGHTQGGHGRPRVGGSLAVGELVQAALPLIADWLPGQRWYAGKGQAITGLRPLTATPLLTGDPAMVHLLLQVEHGGGADLYQLLLGLRTEPPPSLLPEASLGSLSHGPYDGAALYDAVHDPELMSRLLGHLATADRFGPLAFRRTPGPGLPSDLLGRAGTAEQSNTSVIYGTSFILKLFRRISPGTNPDLELSLALSRAGSTRIPRVAAWFESRLVGAEPATLGLLQRFLPDAEDGWELALDQVARLKGDPSPGNFAVEAHRLGRATAEVHRVLARALPVAKLDREQTGRLATAMAERLDVAAAAVPALRRYRPALHAAFRQLTADHLTGLTVQRIHGDLHLGQAMRTPHGWVLLDFEGEPAKSVAERRVPQPALRDVAAMLRSFDYAAAHLLAGAEPDPQLAHLAASWAARNRTAYCAGYTAAGGTDPAGCPELLRALEIDKAVYEVVYEARHRPGWLPIPLTAIHRLATAT is encoded by the coding sequence ATGTCGGAAATCTCCCGTTCTCAAGCCCACGCCCATCGCGACGCGGGCACCGCGCCGCGCGGTCCCGGCGGTCCGGGCGGACCACACGGGGCCGCGGGCGCCGCCCGCGTCGTGGCAGGGCACACCCAGGGCGGGCACGGCAGGCCGCGGGTCGGCGGCTCGCTGGCGGTCGGCGAGCTGGTCCAGGCCGCCCTGCCGCTGATCGCCGACTGGCTGCCGGGACAGCGCTGGTACGCCGGCAAGGGACAGGCGATCACCGGCCTGCGCCCGCTCACCGCGACCCCGCTGCTGACCGGCGACCCGGCGATGGTGCACCTGCTGCTGCAGGTGGAGCACGGCGGCGGCGCCGACCTCTACCAGCTGCTGCTCGGCCTGCGCACCGAACCTCCGCCGAGCCTGCTCCCGGAGGCCTCGCTCGGCAGTCTCAGCCACGGCCCCTACGACGGCGCCGCACTGTACGACGCGGTGCACGACCCCGAGCTGATGAGCCGCCTGCTCGGGCACCTGGCCACCGCCGACCGGTTCGGCCCGCTCGCCTTCCGCCGCACCCCGGGCCCGGGGCTGCCCAGCGACCTGCTCGGCCGGGCCGGCACCGCCGAGCAGAGCAACACCTCGGTGATCTACGGCACCTCCTTCATCCTCAAGCTGTTCCGCCGGATCAGCCCCGGCACCAATCCCGACCTGGAGCTCTCGCTGGCCCTGTCCCGGGCCGGCAGCACCCGCATCCCCCGGGTGGCGGCCTGGTTCGAGAGTCGGCTGGTCGGCGCCGAGCCGGCCACCCTGGGCCTGCTGCAACGCTTTCTGCCGGATGCGGAGGACGGCTGGGAGCTGGCTCTGGACCAGGTGGCCCGACTGAAGGGCGATCCCAGCCCCGGCAACTTCGCGGTGGAGGCGCACCGGCTGGGCCGGGCCACCGCCGAGGTGCACCGGGTGCTGGCCCGGGCGCTGCCGGTGGCCAAGCTGGACCGCGAGCAGACCGGGCGCCTGGCCACCGCGATGGCCGAGCGGCTGGACGTGGCGGCCGCCGCGGTCCCCGCGCTGCGCCGCTACCGGCCCGCCCTGCACGCCGCCTTCCGGCAACTGACCGCCGACCACCTGACCGGGCTGACGGTCCAACGCATCCACGGCGACCTGCACCTGGGACAGGCGATGCGGACCCCGCACGGCTGGGTGCTGCTGGACTTCGAGGGCGAGCCGGCCAAGTCGGTGGCCGAGCGGCGGGTGCCGCAGCCGGCCCTGCGGGACGTGGCGGCGATGCTGCGCTCCTTCGACTACGCCGCCGCCCACCTGCTGGCCGGTGCGGAGCCCGATCCGCAGCTGGCCCACCTGGCGGCGAGCTGGGCGGCCCGCAACCGCACCGCCTACTGCGCGGGCTACACGGCGGCCGGCGGCACCGACCCGGCCGGCTGCCCGGAGCTGCTGCGGGCGCTGGAGATCGACAAGGCGGTCTACGAGGTGGTCTACGAAGCCCGGCACCGCCCCGGCTGGCTGCCGATCCCGCTGACCGCCATCCACCGCCTAGCCACCGCAACTTGA